Genomic DNA from Spirochaeta cellobiosiphila DSM 17781:
TGTTTTCAATCAATATAGCTGTGTAAAATTCATCCTTCTCAACAAGATCCTTAAAAGGTGGTTCTCCTTCTAATGGTAAAAGTCGTCCTGTAGTATCATGAAGAACCCACAGAACATCGTTTTCTAATGACTTTCGAAAACCTTTTTCGTTCATTGTTAATACCTTAACAACCTCTTTATTTACATTCATCAAAACAAGAGGTTTTGTATCCTGTGCATTCATTATAGTACTCCTTATGCCACCAATTATTGGGCTCTATTCCAACTGATACTTTCTCCTGCTCTCATAGGTACAACACCATGTATTTCCTGGGGGCAGGTCCATGTCTTTTTTTCAAATGTTATTTTTTCTTGATTAAGTTCTAGGTTATAAAAGTTAGCACCATAAGTACTCAAGAAGTTCTCAAGACAATCTAATTTATTAGCAGATTCAAATTCTTCAATTACAGTTGGTATTGCTGTGAGAGCAGAATATATTCCTGCAGCTCCTTTTAACTCTTTGTCTCTTTTCTGGTGAGGAGCTGAGTCGGAACCATAAAAGAATTTGGGATTACCACTAAAGGCAGCAGCTCTAATAGCCTGTCTGTCTTCTGCACTTTTTATGATTGGTTTACAAAATAGATGGGAGTTTAAACTACCACCAATTACATCATCCAAAGTATAATGAAGATGATGAGCCGTGATCGTACCTGCAAAATTACTTGGTAAACTTAAAACTTTATCAATCCCTGCTTTAGTGGAAACATGTTCCAATATTACTTTAAGTTTGGGGAAATTCATCAGAAGCTCATCCAATCTTGACAGATACCGTTCTTCCCGAAGAAGGACAGGATCATCAGGTTCTTCCCCATGCATAGAAAGAATAAGTCCTTCAGATTCCATGGCCTCAAATACAGAGAAACATGATTTCCAATCAGTGTTCCCCCCTTTTGAGTTAGTAGTTGCTCCTTGTGGATAGTACTTACCCATAAAAGCTCCAGATTTTTTCAATGCTTTTATATCATCAAATGTTAAGGATGCATCTATCTTAAAAACAGGAACAACAACTAATCCTGGAGAAGCCTCTTCTATTACCTTCTTATAATCAAGCATTTGGTTTGCTGTTATTACAGGAGGAACTGTATTAGGCATAGGAACAACCCTTTTACACCATTTGCCTACATCCTGTGCATAATCCTGTAACAATTCTCCCTGCCTAAGGTGAATATGCAAATCATCAGGTTTACGAATAGTAATACGATCTATGGCCATATGATATCCCCTTTTTTATTAATTAATAAGCTTTTGTTATCCTTGGTGACAAGAGCAGCTCCCTTATTGAAAGGTAGAGCCTCATCATACTGAAAAGGAATGACCGTTCGTCCTAATACATTAATATATCCGGTGTGGCCATTTGTATTTCTTACTAATGCCAAACCTTCAGAAAAAGGAGCACCATAAGTATACAATAAGGGAATCACCAGCTGACCAGTCCTATCAATATATCCATACTTACCTTCTTTTATGACAATGGCCCGAGAATCTTTCAAGCTTCCAATAAAGTCATACTCATCACTTATAACACCTACTCCCAGTTGCCATAAAAGCCAGACATTTTTCTGATAAACTCTAAATACTTTGCCATCGAATGGCTGAATATCATCAAATTCTCTGGCATCTACTTCACGTCCGCGGGAATCTATAATGCGAGCTGTATCATCTACTTTAACGGGGTAGTACTGGACAGTACAACTGAGTAAAGTAAGTGTCAGTAAGAATAGTATTATGTTTTTCATTTCTTTCTTACTTTAACGGAAGCTTTTACTTGAGAAAAG
This window encodes:
- the pyrC gene encoding dihydroorotase, with amino-acid sequence MAIDRITIRKPDDLHIHLRQGELLQDYAQDVGKWCKRVVPMPNTVPPVITANQMLDYKKVIEEASPGLVVVPVFKIDASLTFDDIKALKKSGAFMGKYYPQGATTNSKGGNTDWKSCFSVFEAMESEGLILSMHGEEPDDPVLLREERYLSRLDELLMNFPKLKVILEHVSTKAGIDKVLSLPSNFAGTITAHHLHYTLDDVIGGSLNSHLFCKPIIKSAEDRQAIRAAAFSGNPKFFYGSDSAPHQKRDKELKGAAGIYSALTAIPTVIEEFESANKLDCLENFLSTYGANFYNLELNQEKITFEKKTWTCPQEIHGVVPMRAGESISWNRAQ
- a CDS encoding WG repeat-containing protein — translated: MKNIILFLLTLTLLSCTVQYYPVKVDDTARIIDSRGREVDAREFDDIQPFDGKVFRVYQKNVWLLWQLGVGVISDEYDFIGSLKDSRAIVIKEGKYGYIDRTGQLVIPLLYTYGAPFSEGLALVRNTNGHTGYINVLGRTVIPFQYDEALPFNKGAALVTKDNKSLLINKKGDIIWP